CCAGCTCCATCCCATTCAGCAGGCGTACTGGGAGCATCATGCGCTGCAGTGCGGGTTTTGCACGCCCGGGTTTCTGATGACGACGTACGACTTCCTGCGTGACACGCCACACCCCTCGGAGCGCGAGATCCGGGAAGGCCTCGCCGGCAACCTCTGCCGGTGCACGGGCTATCAAAACATCGTGAAGGCGGTGGCGGCGGCGGCGAAGACATTGAGTGCCGGGGCACGGCTCGAGCCCGCATGGGCCGTTCGGCAGCGCACCGCGGCCGGCCCGGCACACCCGCCGGCGCGAGCCGCGGGGGCAGCCACGGCGGCGGGCGAGGATGGATCGCTCCCGAGCCGACGTCCACGCAGGAGCACGCAGGCCCGGAGAACGAAGAAGAACCCCACGGCCAGGAAGGCACCGGGCCGACAGAGAAGACCGAAACGGTAGGGGACAAACCGTGTCAGCCGTGCACAGAGCCATGACGCACAGGGTGGACGCGCTTTCGATGAGTTGGCGCGTGGGCCGCGCCATGCGACAGGAGGGATGGAGCGGAGAGATCCTCGCGGTGCA
This portion of the bacterium genome encodes:
- a CDS encoding (2Fe-2S)-binding protein → MTLRQITLRVNGQDYTGQAEVRKTLADFIREDCGLTGTHLGCEHGVCGACTILMNGEAVRSCLLFAVQAEGTELMTVEGLADGDQLHPIQQAYWEHHALQCGFCTPGFLMTTYDFLRDTPHPSEREIREGLAGNLCRCTGYQNIVKAVAAAAKTLSAGARLEPAWAVRQRTAAGPAHPPARAAGAATAAGEDGSLPSRRPRRSTQARRTKKNPTARKAPGRQRRPKR